The sequence below is a genomic window from Candidatus Methanoplasma termitum.
ATCGAGTCCGCAGGGATCGATATACCCAGGAATGCCGCCATGGCATTGCTCGGCGGCATGATCACAGACAGCGGCCACTTCCAGCATGCCAATCCCGCGTTGATGAGGGCATTTGCTGATCTGTTGCAAAAGAACGACATACATATTGATGAGATATTCGGCCTTACCAGATCTCAGATGGTGATGTCCGAGAGGATAGCGGTCATGAAAGCCGTAGGAAGGGCTAAATTCGACAGTGTGGGGGATATGATAGTCGCCACCTCATATGGTGGCAGTTTTGAGGCCTCATCCTGCAGGGCGCTCATAGCGGCGGGCGCAGATGTTGTTTTTGTCGGTTCCCAGAGAGATGAGGAATTCCGGATCAGTTCCAGAGCGACCCAGGAGATCGTCAGAAGGGGGATCCATCTTGGCAATATCGTGGGCGGCATAAGCGGAGAAACGGATACTGACGGCGGCGGCCACGGAGGCGCCGCCGGGATCTCAGGAGAGGGAGACATCGAAGCGATGCTCCACATATGCATGAAAAGGACCATGGACGAGTTCAGAGCAATAAAGAAGGCCCAGTCCGATCAGGACATCATCTGAGCTTGGCCATATTATCGAATATCTGCCTCATTGCAACGTAATTATCTTGGTGTTGAGAGAAATATCCCCTTACGGGCCCCAGGATCTTTATCAGGGAATCTGCAACTCCGTTCTTCAGATCGAGCGGGAAGAGAGCTCCCGAGAAGTAAGAATCAATCAATTCCTCATAGTTGGAGAATGAGAGATCTCCGCCGAACTTTTCAGGTCTGGCTATATCCATTTTACCTAGGCGGGGGAATATGATATACCTGCACATCATGAGTATCGGATTCTCCCCTTCCTTATCTTTTTCGGGCGGGCAGAACGCTTTCTTCATCTTGCTCTTTATCGCCTCATCATCATCGTGAATGTTTATGCTGCCGCTGGGATCGCTCTTGGACATCTTGAACGATGCCGGGTCCATCCTGTTCCCTCCTTTAAGGCCCGGAAGGAGCGGCGTGTGCAAAGCGACGGGTTTCTTCCAACCGAGTTTGTCCGCCGCATCCCTGGCGAGCATGTGTGCTCTTCTCTGGTCCATTCCCGCATAGGCGAGGTCGATGTCCATACAGAATATATCTGTGGCTTGGAGTATGGGATATATGAGTTTGGAGAAATCCACTTCCGCCTCATCTTCGGTGCGGCCCATTATGGTCATCGCCCTTTTGACCCTTGACAGGGATGTTGCCTTTGCGACCTTGATCACTTTTTCCCAATACTCGATGTCGCTCAGTATCTCGCTTGCGTAAACGAATTTGACCCCGTCCTTGGGAACTCCGAGCGCAATGAAACAATCTTCCATATATCTGGCACATGCCTTGATGTTGTCGAGATCACCGCCCATCTTATCGTTGATGTACGCATGCCAATCCGCCCAGAACACGATCACTTCGAACCCCGCATCCGCCAGGTCCTTTATCTTTGATGTCACTAGGGCCCATCCCAAATGAACAAGGCCGGACGGCTCGAACCCGATATATGCCTTAGGAGTGTTCTTTTTCCGAAGAAGCTCTTTCAACTCCTCCTCCGTAACTATCTCCTCGGCATTTCTGGTAATGAGAGCCATTTTTTGTTCGATGTTCATTTGAATCGTGCTGTTATTATTGGTGTTATATAAAAAGTGTAACATAAAGGCACCAGCCCAAAAAAGTACCGTGCCGCCCCTATTCCAAAATGGGAACGTAGTATAACTGTAGCTTCGGGGGTTTAAGTCATAAAGCGGATTTTATGCTTTTATGGGTCCCGAATTGATCATCCTAGTTATAGCCGCATGTTTGGTCGGCTCCTTGATCGGGACATTCACAGGGGTCACTCCGGGGATACATGTGAATACCCTTGCTTCGCTGATGCTGATCTCGTATCCCGCGATGGAATCTTTCATCGCCTCCTTTACCGCCGCATCTAATGCGCCGATCATCGTTTCATCATGCATAATGTCCGCTTCCATC
It includes:
- a CDS encoding DHH family phosphoesterase — its product is MMKETAELLRTENKVILVHSNADMDAIGSAFAISVCFPNGDVFAPGGVDRVASLVAEKLGISVLEECDISSYGTVVVVDTSSPEQLRPAVESIPEGSIVIDHHKPTGKWEGVHFFCDDKRVSCCEIVKDIIESAGIDIPRNAAMALLGGMITDSGHFQHANPALMRAFADLLQKNDIHIDEIFGLTRSQMVMSERIAVMKAVGRAKFDSVGDMIVATSYGGSFEASSCRALIAAGADVVFVGSQRDEEFRISSRATQEIVRRGIHLGNIVGGISGETDTDGGGHGGAAGISGEGDIEAMLHICMKRTMDEFRAIKKAQSDQDII
- a CDS encoding tyrosine--tRNA ligase produces the protein MNIEQKMALITRNAEEIVTEEELKELLRKKNTPKAYIGFEPSGLVHLGWALVTSKIKDLADAGFEVIVFWADWHAYINDKMGGDLDNIKACARYMEDCFIALGVPKDGVKFVYASEILSDIEYWEKVIKVAKATSLSRVKRAMTIMGRTEDEAEVDFSKLIYPILQATDIFCMDIDLAYAGMDQRRAHMLARDAADKLGWKKPVALHTPLLPGLKGGNRMDPASFKMSKSDPSGSINIHDDDEAIKSKMKKAFCPPEKDKEGENPILMMCRYIIFPRLGKMDIARPEKFGGDLSFSNYEELIDSYFSGALFPLDLKNGVADSLIKILGPVRGYFSQHQDNYVAMRQIFDNMAKLR